In Candidatus Deferrimicrobium sp., the genomic stretch CGGGCTCCTCACCGTCCTGGGGCTCACGACCAAAAACGCCATCCTGATCGTTCAGTTCGCCATGGCCAAGGTGGAGGAGGGAGGGGGGTTGATCGATGCAACGCTCGAGGGGGCGAGATTGAGGTTTCGCCCGATCGTCATGACCTCGCTGGCCTTCGGGTTCGGCGTCCTTCCCCTGGCCATGGCCAACGGGGCCGGAGCGGGAGCGCAGGTGGCCATCGGCACCGGCGTCCTGGGCGGGATGGTCACCGCCACCTTCCTGGCGATCTTCTTCATTCCCCTGTTCTTCGTGGGAGTCGTGCAACTGTTCGGAAAGAAGAACGGCGCCCGGACGGGGGATTCCGGCCCGGACGCCGAGACTCTTTCGGAGGGGCGCTAAAGATGACAGAGAAGATGCTTCCACTCCTGGCGATAACGGCCGCCCTTCTCACCGGTTGCACGCTGGCGCCGAAATACACCAGGCCCGAAGCTCCGGTTCCCGCCTCTTGGCCAAGCGGTCCCGCATACGATAACGCGCGGGTCTCGACCGACGCGCCGGCGGCGGCCGGGTTGAAGTGGCGGGAATTCTTTACCGACGATCGGCTTCGGAAGGTCATCGAAACGGCTTTGAAGAACAACCGCGACCTGAGGACCGCCGCCCTGAACGTCGAAAGGGCGCGCGCGGTGTACGGCATCGCGCGGGCCGGGCTTCTTCCGACGATCAATGCGACGGGCAGC encodes the following:
- a CDS encoding TolC family protein, yielding MTEKMLPLLAITAALLTGCTLAPKYTRPEAPVPASWPSGPAYDNARVSTDAPAAAGLKWREFFTDDRLRKVIETALKNNRDLRTAALNVERARAVYGIARAGLLPTINATGS